The following are encoded together in the Nocardioides sp. Arc9.136 genome:
- a CDS encoding CarD family transcriptional regulator — protein MTFTVGETVVYPNHGAAVIEDIEMRTIKGEDRQYLVLRIVAQQDLVVRVPACNLDLVGVRDVVDKDGLDRVFDVLRAAHVEEPTNWSRRYKANLEKLHSGDVMKVAEVVRDLWRRERDRGLSAGEKRMLAKARQILVSELALAEKTNEDKAEAMLDEVLAS, from the coding sequence ATGACTTTCACCGTCGGCGAAACGGTTGTTTACCCGAACCACGGGGCCGCTGTCATCGAGGACATCGAGATGCGGACCATCAAGGGAGAGGACCGGCAGTACCTCGTCCTGCGGATCGTCGCCCAGCAGGACCTGGTCGTGCGCGTTCCTGCGTGCAACCTCGACCTCGTCGGCGTCCGCGACGTCGTGGACAAGGACGGCCTGGACCGCGTGTTCGACGTGCTGCGTGCCGCGCACGTCGAGGAGCCGACCAACTGGTCGCGCCGCTACAAGGCCAACCTGGAGAAGCTGCACAGCGGCGACGTCATGAAGGTCGCCGAGGTCGTGCGCGACCTGTGGCGCCGCGAGCGCGACCGTGGCCTGTCCGCGGGCGAGAAGCGGATGCTCGCCAAGGCGCGCCAGATCCTGGTCTCCGAGCTCGCGCTCGCCGAGAAGACCAACGAGGACAAGGCCGAGGCCATGCTCGACGAGGTCCTCGCCTCCTGA
- a CDS encoding response regulator transcription factor produces the protein MTRVLVVEDEESYSDALSYMLRKEGFEVAVAADGHAAISEFDRNGADIVLLDLMLPGIPGTEVCRTIRQTSNVPVIMVSAKDDEVDKVVGLELGADDYVTKPYSPRELVARIRAVLRRGTEPDLAPATLEAGPVRMDVERHVVTVDGQEQRLPLKEFELLEMFLRNPGRVLTRGQLIDRVWGSDYVGDTKTLDVHVKRLRAKLEPDPGEPKYLVTVRGLGYKLDL, from the coding sequence GTGACCCGGGTACTCGTCGTCGAGGATGAGGAGAGCTACAGCGATGCTCTCTCCTACATGCTGCGCAAGGAGGGCTTCGAGGTCGCCGTCGCGGCCGACGGCCACGCAGCGATCTCGGAGTTCGACCGCAACGGCGCCGACATCGTGCTGCTGGACCTGATGCTCCCGGGCATCCCCGGGACCGAGGTGTGCCGCACGATCCGGCAGACCAGCAACGTGCCGGTGATCATGGTGAGCGCCAAGGACGACGAGGTCGACAAGGTGGTCGGGCTCGAGCTCGGCGCCGACGACTACGTCACCAAGCCCTACTCCCCCCGCGAGCTCGTCGCCCGGATCCGGGCCGTGCTCCGGCGCGGCACGGAGCCCGACCTGGCCCCCGCCACGCTGGAGGCGGGGCCGGTGCGGATGGACGTCGAGCGCCACGTCGTCACCGTCGACGGGCAGGAGCAGCGGCTGCCGCTCAAGGAGTTCGAGCTGCTGGAGATGTTCCTGCGCAACCCCGGCCGGGTGCTCACCCGCGGGCAGCTGATCGACCGGGTCTGGGGCTCGGACTACGTCGGGGACACCAAGACCCTCGACGTCCACGTCAAGCGGCTGCGCGCCAAGCTCGAGCCGGACCCGGGCGAGCCGAAATACCTCGTCACCGTGCGCGGGCTGGGCTACAAGCTCGACCTCTAG
- a CDS encoding DMT family transporter, protein MTTRTTTSASPAPTTPTAGPAWLPVAAVGVTLVLWASAFVAIRHLADDFGPGSLSLGRLVVGAVALSLFVVGRRLPRPTIRQWVSLLTIGVLWYGVYNVALNAGEHRVDAGTAVMLIQVSPVLIALLAAVFLSERFTVYLGLGLALAFGGVAVIALSTSEADDRDPLGVVLCLVAALVYSISLVLQKPLVARLSALHVTWLACTIGAVACLPWAGQLVREVGDAPTSSVLWVVYLGVFPTAIAFTTYAFALQHMTASSLGITTYLVPPITIVLSVLLLSEAPPTMAYVGGVLALVGVAVARRKPRSVVQEPAAAA, encoded by the coding sequence GTGACGACCCGTACGACGACTTCCGCCTCCCCCGCCCCGACCACGCCGACCGCCGGACCCGCCTGGCTCCCGGTCGCCGCGGTCGGCGTGACGCTGGTGCTGTGGGCCTCGGCGTTCGTCGCGATCCGCCACCTCGCCGACGACTTCGGGCCCGGCTCGCTCTCCCTCGGCCGGCTGGTGGTCGGCGCCGTGGCGCTCAGCCTCTTCGTGGTCGGCCGCCGGCTGCCGCGCCCGACGATTCGGCAGTGGGTGTCGCTGCTGACGATCGGCGTGCTCTGGTACGGCGTCTACAACGTCGCCCTCAACGCCGGCGAGCACCGCGTCGACGCCGGCACCGCGGTCATGCTGATCCAGGTCTCGCCGGTGCTGATCGCCCTGCTGGCTGCGGTGTTCCTCTCCGAGCGGTTCACCGTCTACCTCGGGCTGGGCCTGGCGCTGGCCTTCGGCGGCGTCGCGGTCATCGCCCTGTCGACCTCGGAGGCCGACGACCGCGATCCCCTCGGCGTGGTCCTCTGCCTGGTCGCCGCACTGGTCTACTCGATCAGCCTGGTGCTGCAGAAGCCGCTCGTCGCCCGCCTCTCGGCCCTCCACGTCACCTGGCTGGCGTGCACCATCGGCGCGGTCGCCTGCCTGCCCTGGGCCGGGCAGCTGGTCCGGGAGGTCGGCGACGCCCCGACCAGCTCGGTGCTGTGGGTGGTCTACCTCGGGGTCTTCCCGACCGCGATCGCGTTCACGACGTACGCCTTCGCGCTGCAGCACATGACCGCCTCCAGCCTGGGCATCACGACCTACCTCGTCCCGCCGATCACCATCGTGCTCAGTGTGCTGCTGCTCTCCGAGGCCCCGCCCACCATGGCCTACGTCGGCGGCGTGCTCGCCCTCGTCGGCGTCGCCGTCGCCCGCCGCAAGCCGCGCTCGGTCGTCCAGGAGCCGGCTGCCGCGGCGTGA
- a CDS encoding YbjN domain-containing protein: MNEQVAGTVRSYLAENELEFEETREGLFSFTLPGEKKLQTAVRLDVGEHALGVHAFVCRNPDENHERVYRWLLERNLRMYAVSFAVDRTGDIYLDGRLPLSSVTPDELDRLLGSVLSYADESFNAILELGFASSIRKEWEWRKLRGESTRNLEAFRGWLESGAEPDVGPGSLG; the protein is encoded by the coding sequence GTGAACGAGCAGGTCGCCGGGACCGTCCGGTCCTACCTGGCCGAGAACGAGCTGGAGTTCGAGGAGACCCGCGAGGGCCTCTTCTCCTTCACCCTGCCCGGGGAGAAGAAGCTGCAGACCGCGGTCCGCCTCGACGTGGGGGAGCACGCGCTCGGCGTGCACGCCTTCGTCTGCCGCAACCCCGACGAGAACCACGAGCGGGTCTACCGCTGGCTGCTCGAGCGCAACCTGCGGATGTACGCCGTCTCCTTCGCCGTCGACCGCACCGGCGACATCTACCTCGACGGCCGGCTGCCGCTCTCCTCGGTCACCCCCGACGAGCTCGACCGGCTGCTCGGCTCGGTGCTGTCCTACGCCGACGAGTCCTTCAACGCGATCCTCGAGCTCGGCTTCGCCTCCTCCATCCGCAAGGAGTGGGAGTGGCGCAAGCTGCGCGGGGAGTCCACCCGCAACCTCGAGGCGTTCCGCGGGTGGCTCGAGTCCGGCGCCGAGCCGGACGTCGGGCCCGGCAGCCTGGGCTGA
- the mshA gene encoding D-inositol-3-phosphate glycosyltransferase produces the protein MISLHTSPLDQPGTGDAGGMNVYVVEVAKRLARHGIEVDVFTRATSSALPPVVEAYDGVSVRHVHAGPFEGLTKAELPAQLCVFAREVLRAEAVQPVGHYDVVHSHYWLSGQVGALARDRWGVPLIHSMHTMAKVKNAALAAGDAPEPAARIIGEEQVVEAADMLIANTDLEAKQLIELYDAEPARVEVVHPGVDLTVFCPTDRVAARAGLGLPRDAHVLLFAGRIQPLKAPDVLLRGVAELLRRSPDLRSRLVVPIVGGPSGSGLDRPESLAALAEELGIADVVRFVPPVDQAALARWYAAATVVAVPSYNESFGLVAAEAQACGTPVLAAAVGGLTTVVRDGRSGLLVEGHDPRDWAGALGRLVGDPLLRDRLAAGALEQAREFSWEATAAATLDVYRRARSGMREAAA, from the coding sequence ATGATCAGCCTGCACACCTCCCCGCTCGACCAGCCCGGCACCGGCGACGCCGGCGGGATGAACGTCTACGTGGTCGAGGTCGCCAAGCGGCTCGCCCGCCACGGCATCGAGGTCGACGTGTTCACCCGCGCGACCAGCTCGGCGCTGCCGCCGGTCGTGGAGGCCTACGACGGGGTGTCGGTGCGCCACGTGCACGCCGGCCCGTTCGAGGGGCTGACCAAGGCCGAGCTGCCCGCGCAGCTGTGCGTCTTCGCCCGCGAGGTGCTGCGCGCGGAGGCGGTGCAGCCGGTGGGCCACTACGACGTCGTGCACTCCCACTACTGGCTCTCCGGCCAGGTCGGCGCGCTCGCCCGCGACCGCTGGGGCGTCCCGCTCATCCACTCCATGCACACGATGGCGAAGGTCAAGAACGCCGCGCTCGCCGCCGGCGACGCCCCCGAGCCCGCCGCACGGATCATCGGCGAGGAGCAGGTCGTCGAGGCCGCCGACATGCTCATCGCCAACACCGACCTCGAGGCGAAGCAGCTCATCGAGCTGTACGACGCGGAGCCGGCGCGCGTCGAGGTGGTCCACCCGGGCGTGGACCTCACGGTCTTCTGCCCGACCGACCGGGTCGCCGCCCGGGCCGGGCTCGGCCTGCCCCGCGACGCCCACGTCCTGCTCTTCGCCGGCCGGATCCAGCCGCTCAAGGCACCTGACGTGCTGCTGCGCGGGGTGGCCGAGCTGCTCCGCCGCTCCCCGGACCTGCGCTCCCGCCTGGTCGTGCCGATCGTGGGCGGGCCCTCCGGCTCCGGCCTCGACCGGCCCGAGTCGCTCGCCGCGCTCGCCGAGGAGCTCGGCATCGCCGACGTGGTGCGGTTCGTGCCGCCGGTCGACCAGGCCGCGCTGGCCCGCTGGTACGCCGCCGCCACGGTCGTCGCGGTGCCGTCGTACAACGAGTCCTTCGGGCTGGTCGCCGCCGAGGCCCAGGCCTGCGGCACCCCGGTGCTCGCCGCGGCGGTCGGCGGGCTCACCACCGTCGTCCGCGACGGCCGCAGCGGGCTGCTCGTGGAGGGGCACGACCCCCGGGACTGGGCCGGCGCGCTGGGGCGCCTGGTCGGCGACCCGCTGCTGCGCGACCGGCTCGCGGCCGGCGCGCTGGAGCAGGCGCGCGAGTTCTCCTGGGAGGCGACCGCCGCCGCCACCCTCGACGTCTACCGCCGGGCCCGCTCCGGCATGCGGGAGGCCGCAGCGTGA
- a CDS encoding cell wall metabolism sensor histidine kinase WalK → MDPTMQAFLAAIIGAVVGGAAVLAWSVSERQQQRVPAADEPVVPPGVATVLSVLRSSAVVVDESDVVLKASAPAYSMGLVRGTVLTSDELADLVRQVRRDGQIRETELLIARSGVPPRNVTARVAPLGSRLVLVLVEDRTRERRVEAVRRDFVANVSHELKTPVGAIRLLAEAVGEAADDPEAVIRFSDRMLVESERLGQLVQQIIELSRLQGDDPLEAPQPVAVDEVIGVAVDTSAIDADAKRITVVSGGTTGLRVLGNAEQVTAAVSNLVANAVSYSDPDSTVLVTTKATDGMVEVSVVDQGIGIPTEEIDRIFERFYRVDPARHRSTGGTGLGLSIVKHVAATHGGEVRVWSVEGQGSTFTLTLPQHTDQHMSEPLIGGLNQEDRP, encoded by the coding sequence GTGGACCCGACGATGCAGGCGTTCCTCGCCGCCATCATCGGGGCCGTCGTCGGTGGCGCGGCGGTGCTGGCCTGGTCGGTCAGCGAGCGCCAGCAGCAGCGGGTCCCCGCGGCCGACGAGCCCGTCGTGCCTCCGGGCGTGGCCACCGTCCTGTCGGTCCTGCGCAGCAGCGCGGTCGTCGTCGACGAGTCCGACGTCGTCCTCAAGGCCAGCGCGCCGGCGTACTCCATGGGCCTGGTGCGCGGCACCGTGCTCACCTCCGACGAGCTCGCCGACCTGGTGCGCCAGGTCCGCCGCGACGGCCAGATCCGCGAGACCGAGCTGCTGATCGCCCGCAGCGGCGTCCCGCCCCGCAACGTCACCGCCCGCGTCGCCCCCCTGGGCTCGCGGCTGGTCCTCGTGCTCGTCGAGGACCGCACGCGGGAGCGTCGCGTGGAGGCGGTACGGCGCGACTTCGTCGCCAACGTCAGCCACGAGCTGAAGACCCCCGTCGGCGCGATCCGGCTGCTGGCCGAGGCGGTCGGCGAGGCCGCGGACGACCCGGAGGCGGTGATCCGGTTCTCCGACCGGATGCTGGTCGAGAGCGAGCGGCTCGGCCAGCTCGTCCAGCAGATCATCGAGCTCTCGCGGCTGCAGGGCGACGACCCCCTCGAAGCCCCCCAGCCGGTCGCGGTCGACGAGGTCATCGGGGTCGCGGTCGACACCAGCGCGATCGACGCCGACGCCAAGCGGATCACCGTCGTCAGCGGCGGCACCACCGGCCTGCGGGTGCTGGGCAACGCCGAGCAGGTGACCGCCGCGGTCTCCAACCTGGTCGCGAACGCCGTGTCGTACTCCGACCCGGACTCCACCGTCCTGGTCACCACCAAGGCCACCGACGGGATGGTCGAGGTCTCGGTCGTCGACCAGGGCATCGGCATCCCCACCGAGGAGATCGACCGGATCTTCGAGCGCTTCTACCGCGTCGACCCCGCCCGCCACCGGTCCACCGGCGGCACGGGCCTGGGGTTGTCCATCGTCAAGCACGTCGCCGCCACCCACGGTGGCGAGGTGCGTGTCTGGTCGGTCGAGGGGCAGGGGTCGACGTTCACGCTGACCCTGCCCCAGCACACCGACCAGCACATGTCCGAGCCCCTCATCGGGGGCCTGAACCAGGAGGACCGCCCGTGA
- a CDS encoding SDR family oxidoreductase: protein MTETSSAAAPTRRTAVVTGASSGIGAATARMLAAEGFHVFCAARRADRVEQLAAEIGGTAVVCDVTSEDSVAALAQTVGDRLDVLVNNAGGAFGSSPVAQADSDEWRRMYEVNVIGLVQVTRALLPALVASGAGVILNVGSTAGRIAYEGGGGYTAAKHGTQVVTETLRLELWDQPVRVCEIAPGMVRTDEFALVRFDGDREKAEAVYAGVAEPLTAEDVAEAITWMVTRPAHVNVDELVIRPRAQAAQHKVHRVLD from the coding sequence ATGACCGAGACGTCCTCCGCCGCAGCCCCCACCCGTCGTACCGCCGTCGTCACCGGTGCCAGCAGCGGCATCGGCGCCGCGACCGCCCGGATGCTGGCCGCGGAGGGTTTCCACGTCTTCTGCGCCGCGCGCCGCGCGGACCGGGTCGAGCAGCTGGCCGCCGAGATCGGCGGCACCGCGGTCGTGTGCGACGTGACCTCCGAGGACTCCGTCGCGGCACTGGCGCAGACCGTCGGCGACCGGCTCGACGTGCTGGTCAACAATGCCGGCGGCGCCTTCGGGTCGAGCCCGGTCGCGCAGGCCGACAGCGACGAGTGGCGCCGGATGTACGAGGTCAACGTCATCGGCCTGGTGCAGGTGACCCGGGCACTGCTGCCGGCGCTGGTGGCCAGCGGGGCCGGGGTGATCCTCAACGTCGGGTCGACCGCGGGCCGGATCGCCTACGAGGGCGGCGGGGGCTACACCGCCGCCAAGCACGGCACCCAGGTCGTCACCGAGACGCTGCGCCTGGAGCTGTGGGACCAGCCGGTCCGCGTGTGCGAGATCGCGCCCGGGATGGTCCGGACCGACGAGTTCGCGCTGGTACGCTTCGACGGCGACCGGGAGAAGGCGGAGGCGGTGTACGCCGGGGTCGCCGAGCCGCTGACCGCCGAGGACGTCGCCGAGGCGATCACCTGGATGGTCACCCGTCCCGCGCACGTCAACGTCGACGAGCTGGTCATCCGCCCGCGCGCCCAGGCCGCCCAGCACAAGGTGCACCGCGTCCTGGACTGA
- a CDS encoding UbiA family prenyltransferase yields the protein MALEEPVEGPVDEPVTQPTAASTRATGATAVAAPAEPRPAGDVRRRRGLRDLEPLLLVQASHPRQAVLTALGIAACAALAGRELREVGVVLATVLVGQAVLGWHNDIVDRRRDARHDLPGKPVAQERLEPGSVWFAIACAVLLLVPLSITTGITAGSAYLLSVAIGLLGNVVLRRGLLSWVPWAASYALYPAYLSYGGWGGQHEGNPPEVAMVALFALLGIGVHVLRALWGLVPDNKDGWSYLPLRLGLRLGAARLLTLVSVYLGIVLVALAFAGTSVGLAR from the coding sequence GTGGCGCTCGAGGAGCCCGTCGAGGGTCCCGTCGACGAGCCCGTCACCCAGCCGACTGCGGCGAGCACCCGTGCCACCGGAGCCACCGCTGTCGCCGCACCCGCCGAGCCGCGGCCCGCGGGCGACGTACGCCGCCGGCGCGGGCTGCGCGACCTGGAGCCGCTGCTGCTCGTCCAGGCGAGCCACCCGCGGCAGGCCGTCCTCACCGCCCTCGGCATCGCCGCCTGCGCGGCCCTGGCGGGGCGGGAGCTGCGCGAGGTCGGCGTGGTCCTCGCGACCGTGCTCGTCGGCCAGGCCGTGCTGGGCTGGCACAACGACATCGTCGACCGCCGCCGCGACGCGCGCCACGACCTGCCGGGCAAGCCGGTGGCCCAGGAGCGGCTGGAGCCGGGGTCGGTGTGGTTCGCGATCGCGTGCGCCGTGCTCCTCCTGGTCCCGCTGTCCATCACCACCGGCATCACGGCGGGCAGCGCCTACCTGCTCTCGGTCGCGATCGGTCTGCTCGGCAATGTCGTGCTGCGCCGGGGCCTGCTGTCGTGGGTGCCGTGGGCGGCGTCGTACGCGCTCTACCCGGCCTACCTCTCCTACGGCGGCTGGGGCGGGCAGCACGAGGGCAACCCGCCCGAGGTCGCGATGGTCGCGCTGTTCGCCCTGCTGGGCATCGGCGTGCACGTGCTGCGCGCGCTGTGGGGCCTCGTGCCGGACAACAAGGACGGCTGGAGCTACCTGCCGCTGCGGCTCGGCCTGCGCCTGGGCGCCGCCCGCCTGCTCACCCTGGTGTCGGTCTACCTCGGAATCGTGCTGGTGGCCCTCGCCTTCGCCGGCACCTCGGTCGGACTGGCCCGGTAG
- a CDS encoding phosphoglyceromutase gives MTYRLVLLRHGESEWNAKNLFTGWVDVNLTEKGRGEAVRGGELMREAGVLPDVVHTSLQRRAINTACLALDAADRHWIPVRRSWRLNERHYGALQGKDKKQTLEEFGEEQFMLWRRSFDVPPPPLADDAEYSQVGLPQYADLGEEMPRTECLKDVIARFLPYWESSIVPDLRAGHTVLVAAHGNSLRALVKHLDRISDEDIAGLNIPTGMPMLYELDEDLRPAAPGRYLDPEAAAAAAAAVANQGR, from the coding sequence GTGACCTACCGCCTCGTCCTGCTCCGCCACGGCGAGAGCGAGTGGAACGCCAAGAACCTCTTCACCGGCTGGGTCGACGTCAACCTCACCGAGAAGGGCCGCGGCGAAGCCGTCCGCGGCGGTGAGCTGATGCGCGAGGCCGGCGTGCTGCCCGACGTCGTGCACACCTCGCTGCAGCGACGCGCGATCAACACCGCCTGCCTGGCCCTCGACGCGGCCGACCGGCACTGGATCCCGGTGCGGCGCTCGTGGCGGCTCAACGAGCGCCACTACGGCGCCCTGCAGGGCAAGGACAAGAAGCAGACCCTCGAGGAGTTCGGCGAGGAGCAGTTCATGCTCTGGCGCCGCTCCTTCGACGTCCCGCCGCCGCCGCTGGCCGACGACGCCGAGTACTCCCAGGTCGGGCTCCCCCAGTACGCCGACCTCGGCGAGGAGATGCCCCGCACCGAGTGCCTCAAGGATGTCATCGCGCGGTTCCTGCCGTACTGGGAGTCGTCGATCGTCCCGGACCTCCGCGCGGGCCACACGGTGCTCGTCGCCGCCCACGGCAACTCGCTGCGCGCGCTGGTCAAGCACCTGGACCGGATCAGCGACGAGGACATCGCCGGGCTGAACATCCCCACCGGCATGCCGATGCTCTACGAGCTCGACGAGGACCTGCGTCCGGCCGCCCCGGGCCGCTACCTCGACCCCGAGGCCGCCGCCGCTGCTGCGGCCGCCGTCGCCAACCAGGGCCGCTGA
- the phoU gene encoding phosphate signaling complex protein PhoU, giving the protein MRDAFHDQLESVFVDLAGICGRVEQAVREATRSLLTGDAEVAEAVISGDAEIDRQREEVEEAAFQLLSLQAPVAGDLRTVVAALRMVTELERMGDLSVHVAKIARLRVPGVAVPDEVRPTIERMATVAEDMVRRVAQIITRRDVAAAIALGRDDEEMDQLRRRSFSELLADDWQHGVEAAVDVALLGRYYERIADHAVSVANRVVFVVTGDNPHSVTA; this is encoded by the coding sequence ATGCGCGACGCCTTCCACGACCAGCTCGAGTCCGTCTTCGTCGACCTCGCCGGCATCTGCGGCCGGGTCGAGCAGGCGGTCCGCGAGGCGACCCGGTCGTTGCTCACCGGCGACGCCGAGGTCGCCGAGGCGGTCATCAGCGGCGACGCCGAGATCGACCGGCAGCGCGAGGAGGTCGAGGAGGCGGCGTTCCAGCTGCTCTCCCTGCAGGCGCCGGTGGCCGGCGACCTGCGCACGGTCGTCGCGGCGCTGCGGATGGTCACCGAGCTGGAGCGGATGGGCGACCTGTCGGTCCACGTCGCGAAGATTGCCAGGCTGCGCGTGCCCGGTGTCGCGGTGCCCGACGAGGTGCGCCCCACCATCGAGCGGATGGCGACGGTCGCCGAGGACATGGTCCGCCGGGTCGCCCAGATCATCACCCGCCGCGACGTCGCCGCCGCGATCGCGCTGGGCCGCGACGACGAGGAGATGGACCAGCTCCGCCGGCGCAGCTTCTCCGAGCTGCTCGCCGACGACTGGCAGCACGGGGTGGAGGCGGCCGTCGACGTCGCCCTGCTCGGGCGGTACTACGAGCGGATCGCCGACCACGCCGTCTCGGTCGCGAACCGGGTGGTCTTCGTCGTCACCGGCGACAACCCGCACTCCGTCACGGCCTGA
- a CDS encoding PPOX class F420-dependent oxidoreductase yields the protein MPSIATNTRVELPELLNFVRTRHHLVLLTHRADGRPQLSPVTGGVSADDRIVVSTYPDRAKATNLRREPRCSVLVLSDEWNDAWVQVDGTCEVLDMPSQEAEDGLVEYFRCISGEHPDWEEYRQAMRKQGKSLLRITPTSWGPVATGGFPPDRVPG from the coding sequence ATGCCTTCGATCGCCACGAACACCCGCGTCGAGCTGCCCGAGCTGCTCAACTTCGTCCGCACCCGCCACCACCTGGTGCTGCTGACCCACCGCGCCGACGGCCGCCCGCAGCTCTCGCCGGTCACCGGCGGGGTCTCCGCGGACGACCGGATCGTCGTCTCGACCTACCCCGACCGCGCCAAGGCCACCAACCTCCGCCGCGAACCCCGCTGCTCGGTGCTCGTCCTCTCCGACGAGTGGAACGACGCCTGGGTGCAGGTCGACGGCACGTGCGAGGTGCTGGACATGCCCTCGCAGGAGGCCGAGGACGGGCTGGTGGAGTACTTCCGCTGCATCTCCGGGGAGCACCCGGACTGGGAGGAGTACCGCCAGGCCATGCGCAAGCAGGGCAAGTCGCTGCTCCGGATCACGCCCACCTCGTGGGGGCCGGTCGCGACCGGGGGCTTCCCGCCGGACCGCGTGCCGGGGTAG
- a CDS encoding aspartate/glutamate racemase family protein, translating into MQTIGLLGGLGWKSSAVYYEGLNRGVEERLGGLHSARTVLASVEFAEVTELAAADRWDDVAALLVTAAQGVERAGADFLLMCTTAYHEVFDQVEAAVGVPVLHLADVVADACKEAGVSSVGFLGTKFSMTRPFFTDRLAGHGITVHVPDEKHHQELDDIVYGELVHSRVLDSSRRRVVEVVDQLWDAGAAGVVLGCTELELLVKQADADIPVFPCTTLHVAAALDRALAG; encoded by the coding sequence ATGCAGACGATCGGACTTCTCGGCGGGCTCGGCTGGAAGAGCAGCGCCGTCTACTACGAGGGCCTCAACCGCGGCGTCGAGGAGCGGCTCGGCGGGCTCCACTCCGCACGGACCGTGCTGGCGTCGGTGGAGTTCGCCGAGGTCACCGAGCTGGCCGCGGCCGACCGCTGGGACGACGTCGCCGCGCTGCTGGTGACCGCCGCGCAGGGCGTGGAGCGGGCCGGGGCGGACTTCCTGCTGATGTGCACGACGGCGTACCACGAGGTCTTCGACCAGGTCGAGGCCGCCGTCGGCGTACCCGTCCTGCACCTCGCGGACGTCGTCGCCGACGCCTGCAAGGAGGCGGGGGTGTCCTCGGTCGGGTTCCTCGGCACGAAGTTCTCGATGACCCGCCCGTTCTTCACCGACCGGCTCGCCGGCCACGGCATCACCGTGCACGTGCCGGACGAGAAGCACCACCAGGAGCTCGACGACATCGTGTACGGCGAGCTCGTGCACAGCCGCGTCCTCGACTCCTCCCGCCGCCGCGTCGTCGAGGTGGTCGACCAGCTGTGGGACGCCGGCGCCGCGGGCGTGGTGCTGGGGTGCACCGAGCTCGAGCTGCTCGTCAAGCAGGCCGACGCCGACATCCCGGTCTTCCCCTGCACCACGCTGCACGTGGCTGCTGCGCTCGACCGGGCCCTGGCGGGGTAG